In one Ornithodoros turicata isolate Travis unplaced genomic scaffold, ASM3712646v1 Chromosome45, whole genome shotgun sequence genomic region, the following are encoded:
- the LOC135374178 gene encoding serine/threonine-protein phosphatase 6 regulatory ankyrin repeat subunit B-like: protein MAADESGWKPLHRCAYMNDINGVVQLLQRDPSLAREGDDNELTPLAIAAYNGHMEIMKELLPHSDVNAKDSNHRTALHWAAFMDKPGAVQWLLNVPEIDVNIQAKNGLTALHMGVASNAKEVVESLIKKEGIKLNVGDENKLTPLHWGGIRGFTEVVGLLKDADQNAPDKIGKTPLQWAATNGHTEVIKKMKEVESTNVDALDEKNRTALYWAAYNGNTESVKALLEAGANINARDNKGLTALHVAATNEHKAIVELLIEHKVDVNVQDEFKRIALHWCSYMAYPDIVKLLLDAGSDVNVQDKDGYTPLHWATMAGDEVIVKYLLDKNSNVDLKDKRNRTARDLAFSLDYQRIAESIDNYGASTSGAAGCSTGGNEIEMD from the coding sequence ATGGCAGCAGATGAGAGTGGCTGGAAACCGCTGCACAGATGCGCATACATGAACGACATCAACGGTGTCGTGCAACTACTGCAAAGAGACCCGTCGTTGGCCAGAGAAGGGGATGACAACGAATTAACACCGTTGGCTATTGCGGCGTACAATGGTCACATGGAGATTATGAAAGAGCTCCTGCCCCATTCAGACGTGAACGCGAAAGACTCGAACCATCGAACTGCGCTGCATTGGGCGGCATTTATGGACAAACCTGGAGCAGTCCAATGGCTACTCAACGTACCAGAAATCGACGTCAACATTCAAGCAAAGAACGGCTTGACAGCATTGCACATGGGAGTTGCCAGCAATGCTAAGGAGGTCGTTGAGTCGCTCATCAAGAAAGAAGGTATCAAGCTGAACGTTGGCGATGAAAATAAGCTGACACCCCTGcactggggagggattcgtggGTTCACGGAGGTTGTCGGCCTACTTAAGGACGCAGATCAGAACGCACCGGACAAAATAGGGAAGACTCCGCTGCAGTGGGCTGCCACAAACGGACACACTGAAGTaataaagaaaatgaaagaagtTGAGAGCACAAACGTGGATGCCCTGGACGAGAAGAATCGCACGGCGTTGTACTGGGCAGCGTACAATGGAAACACGGAGTCCGTGAAAGCGCTTCTCGAGGCTGGTGCAAACATAAACGCTCGAGACAACAAAGGTTTAACAGCCTTGCACGTAGCCGCGACGAATGAACACAAGGCTATTGTGGAGTTACTCATAGAGCATAAAGTCGACGTGAATGTTCAAGATGAATTCAAGAGGATAGCTCTCCACTGGTGCTCCTATATGGCTTACCCAGACATCGTGAAGTTACTTCTCGATGCGGGATCTGACGTTAACGTTCAAGACAAAGATGGCTACACGCCGCTGCACTGGGCGACTATGGCTGGCGACGAAGTGATTGTTAAGTATCTCCTTGACAAGAACTCAAACGTCGACCTCAAGGACAAACGAAATCGTACGGCGAGGGATCTAGCATTTTCGCTCGATTACCAGCGTATAGCCGAATCCATCGACAATTACGGGGCTAGTACCTCTGGTGCTGCTGGATGTTCCACTGGTGGTAACGAAATTGAGATGGATTGA